Proteins found in one uncultured Fretibacterium sp. genomic segment:
- a CDS encoding peptidylprolyl isomerase: MKGFFSKKLALGLALVVLVGVALAWAAQTQTQPEQMQSEMKDAPKTDPERVLAKVSDREIREKDIDQVIRMMGPQGAMMYDNPQGRRAVLDELVSMHLFALRGAEEKLDQTPEFKAALETFRNQSLARAAIDASLKDVTASDEDAKKFYDEHPDQFTQPERVHVRHILISDDVTSADAIAKVQADLKAGVSFDEVAKSRSLCPSAAQGGDLGEVSKGQMVPEFEAAAFALKDPGDLSEPVKTQFGWHIIRLEGRTPSSLEPFDTVKPQLLQYLTNEKRNEAFKNVVEGLKKTYKVEMLVPEEPVSGDKASGDKK, from the coding sequence ACGCAGACTCAGCCGGAGCAGATGCAGTCGGAAATGAAGGACGCTCCGAAGACCGACCCGGAGAGGGTCCTTGCGAAGGTCTCTGACCGGGAGATTCGAGAGAAGGATATCGACCAGGTCATTCGGATGATGGGCCCTCAGGGCGCCATGATGTACGATAACCCGCAGGGCCGCAGGGCCGTGCTGGATGAGCTCGTCTCCATGCACCTCTTTGCCCTCAGGGGGGCGGAGGAGAAGCTGGATCAGACGCCGGAGTTCAAGGCGGCGCTGGAGACCTTCCGGAACCAGTCCCTGGCGCGCGCGGCGATCGACGCTTCGCTGAAGGACGTGACCGCCTCCGACGAGGACGCCAAGAAGTTCTACGACGAGCATCCCGACCAGTTCACGCAGCCCGAGCGGGTGCATGTCCGGCATATCCTGATCAGCGACGACGTAACGAGCGCCGACGCCATCGCGAAGGTTCAGGCGGACCTGAAGGCGGGAGTCTCCTTTGATGAGGTGGCGAAGAGCCGTTCGCTCTGTCCCTCCGCTGCGCAGGGCGGCGACCTGGGCGAGGTCTCCAAGGGGCAGATGGTCCCCGAGTTCGAGGCTGCGGCCTTCGCGCTCAAGGACCCCGGCGACCTCTCCGAGCCCGTCAAGACCCAGTTTGGTTGGCACATCATCCGACTGGAGGGCCGGACGCCCTCGTCCCTTGAGCCGTTCGACACGGTGAAGCCGCAGCTGCTTCAGTACCTGACCAACGAGAAGAGGAACGAGGCTTTCAAGAATGTGGTCGAGGGCCTGAAGAAGACCTATAAGGTGGAGATGCTGGTCCCCGAGGAGCCTGTGTCGGGGGACAAAGCATCGGGGGACAAGAAGTAG
- a CDS encoding heavy metal-associated domain-containing protein, producing the protein MKKTFMVADMACQHCVGRIKKALDAAGVTGYEVVLESKEVRVEESQAAAATVALSDAGYPAVPKD; encoded by the coding sequence TTGAAGAAAACGTTTATGGTTGCGGATATGGCTTGCCAGCACTGCGTCGGACGCATCAAGAAGGCTCTGGACGCCGCTGGTGTGACGGGTTACGAGGTCGTTCTGGAGAGCAAGGAGGTACGCGTCGAGGAGTCCCAAGCCGCGGCGGCCACGGTAGCGCTCTCGGACGCGGGCTATCCGGCTGTGCCTAAGGACTGA
- a CDS encoding type II toxin-antitoxin system HicA family toxin, which yields MSVNRRDLVRHLEQYGFFLQREGGNHSIYSNGRGKMLPIKRHATFDRITANALCKQAGIPAIF from the coding sequence ATGTCGGTTAACCGGCGCGATCTCGTGAGGCACTTGGAGCAATACGGATTTTTTCTGCAGCGGGAGGGCGGCAATCACAGCATCTACAGCAACGGCAGGGGCAAGATGCTCCCGATCAAGCGTCACGCGACCTTCGACCGCATCACAGCAAACGCCCTGTGCAAGCAGGCCGGTATCCCGGCGATCTTTTGA
- a CDS encoding efflux RND transporter periplasmic adaptor subunit has product MEKMEKAVLAAFLSLSLVLGNVCGADAAPAGPGADRPAPVDLFVAEEREVELDREYIGQVEPIQSVELHPQVSAVIESVEFREGGSVKKGEALFTLDGRTYSAAAELRRAELDQARADDDRARRFLKRMEAADKRSVTASALDEARCAALDAGARVRRARAALKMAELDLQHTRVRSPIDGRIGAALATRGSYVTPTTPLARVVQVDPIRVSFAVSDREYLAERSLFTDGRGALSVRAVLPGGVELPASGHPDFVDNRMNPGTGAILVKYRFDNPDGTLVPGGLVMLRVRLLLGRLLLVPQESVVAGQDGDFVWLVGDGETVSPRPIVTGRTAGGLVEVVKGLASGDRIVHRGLQRVRPGGVVTATNPPRGR; this is encoded by the coding sequence ATGGAAAAGATGGAAAAGGCGGTCCTTGCCGCGTTCCTGTCTCTTAGCCTTGTGCTGGGAAATGTTTGTGGCGCGGATGCCGCGCCGGCAGGGCCCGGAGCGGACCGTCCGGCGCCCGTAGATCTTTTCGTGGCGGAGGAGCGGGAGGTGGAGCTGGACCGCGAATATATAGGGCAGGTGGAGCCCATCCAGTCCGTCGAACTCCATCCTCAGGTGTCCGCCGTCATCGAAAGCGTCGAGTTTCGAGAAGGAGGGAGTGTGAAAAAAGGAGAGGCGCTTTTTACCCTGGATGGGCGCACCTATTCCGCCGCCGCGGAACTGCGCCGGGCGGAGCTCGATCAGGCCCGCGCCGACGACGACCGGGCCCGGCGTTTCCTGAAACGGATGGAGGCCGCCGATAAACGCTCCGTCACAGCGTCGGCCCTCGACGAGGCGCGTTGTGCGGCGCTCGACGCCGGGGCCAGGGTACGGAGGGCGAGGGCGGCGCTGAAAATGGCGGAACTCGACCTGCAGCACACGCGGGTCCGCTCGCCCATCGACGGCCGCATCGGGGCGGCCCTGGCCACCCGAGGCAGTTATGTGACCCCGACGACGCCGCTGGCCCGCGTGGTGCAGGTAGACCCTATCCGCGTGTCCTTTGCCGTCTCCGATCGGGAGTACCTTGCCGAGCGGTCCCTCTTTACCGACGGCCGCGGCGCTTTGTCCGTTCGGGCCGTCCTTCCGGGCGGGGTGGAGCTCCCGGCCTCGGGGCATCCGGATTTCGTCGACAATAGGATGAATCCCGGGACCGGGGCTATCCTCGTGAAGTATCGCTTCGATAATCCCGACGGCACGTTGGTGCCGGGTGGCCTGGTCATGCTCAGGGTACGGCTCTTGCTGGGGCGGCTTCTGCTTGTTCCGCAGGAGAGCGTCGTTGCTGGCCAGGATGGGGATTTTGTCTGGCTCGTCGGCGACGGGGAGACGGTCTCTCCCCGCCCCATTGTCACGGGGCGGACCGCGGGCGGCCTGGTCGAGGTCGTGAAAGGGCTGGCCTCGGGAGACCGCATCGTGCACCGGGGACTTCAGCGTGTGCGGCCCGGCGGCGTCGTGACGGCGACGAATCCACCGAGGGGACGCTGA
- a CDS encoding efflux RND transporter permease subunit: MISNFFIDRPRFAVVLSLLMSVVGLLALFSLPVSQYPEIAPPTIRVTAVYPGASARVVADTVGAPLEKAVNGVEGMMYLSSSASDSGSYILTVTFELGTDPDMALVRVQNRMQLALPQLPAEVVARGLSASSMAMSPIAQLSLVSPGGTHSLLELNDYMKNNVKDAIDRIDGVGDTFLIGSGRSLRIWLNPDRIANLGLSPDDVVASIRSQNRQAALGAVGRAPDNEETPMAYSLEAKGRLVDVEDFRNVVVHTAPDGSRVTLGQIARIEVGAEGYGLEGYVNGAPSSSLKISQSPGSNAFDVMKAIRARIARLERDFPDDMEMDVVYDATAFVRASLKEIVATLVLTCLLVAVVCYLFLQSWRTTFVPVAAIPVSVLFALAGLSVLGYSLNILTLFGFILVIGTVVDDAILVVERVQFIMKRDGADSRSAAIRAMEDIATPMIATTLVFLAIFVPVAFMKGMTGIIYRQFAVTIALAVLSSLAVALTLSPVMCASLITDAVPAAGGPLAWLNRLLERTRSGYVRGAIRIARRSVATLSLFLLAVGVGWLLLGRLPLSFLPDEDQGCAFLVAQLPEGANRGRTAPLIERLCRQVEKIPGVRWVLGFPGNNFIGGFGTDEGVGSIWVTLKDWSERYAQEGQDLSSIMAKLRGIAVSVPEARVMVFTLPPIIGVSLSGGLDFRLQSHREFDPAELHRVLQEFQGRIARCPEALFSYSSYTADVPRIRLHIDRAKAERLDVPVSSIFSTLQCYFGSYYVNDVNWEGQTNKVLLAADGPFRQSADSMGGIRVRSRSGAQVPLGSLAAVEKTLGPRGVDRYNLYPAAALTVGLRPGVSTGRGMALLEELAKTLPEGYGYEWSGMSFQEERTEKSGELSRVLMLALLFGYLFLVAQYESWTLPLSVLLSLAAAFAGALAGIAVMKLSLSVYAQLGILLLVGLASKNAILIVEFARELRERRGMPILDAASQAAHERYRAVLMTALTCVFGILPMLFASGASSASRKAVGSVMVFGMTAATLLGLFLIPGLFVLLERISGGLAAMRGSRRRTDENEVNSTI; encoded by the coding sequence ATGATCTCGAATTTCTTCATCGACCGTCCCCGGTTCGCAGTTGTCCTCTCCCTCCTCATGTCCGTCGTCGGCCTGCTGGCGCTCTTCTCGCTTCCCGTCTCCCAATACCCCGAGATTGCGCCGCCGACGATACGCGTCACGGCCGTCTATCCGGGCGCCTCGGCCCGTGTCGTCGCCGATACGGTGGGGGCGCCGCTGGAAAAGGCCGTCAACGGTGTCGAGGGCATGATGTATCTGTCGTCGTCGGCATCGGACTCCGGGTCGTACATCCTGACCGTGACCTTCGAACTCGGGACCGATCCGGACATGGCGCTGGTGCGGGTGCAGAATCGGATGCAGCTTGCGCTGCCCCAGCTTCCCGCCGAGGTGGTGGCCCGCGGGCTCTCGGCCTCCTCCATGGCCATGTCGCCCATCGCTCAGCTGAGCCTGGTCTCCCCCGGGGGGACCCACAGTTTGCTGGAGCTCAACGACTACATGAAGAACAACGTCAAGGACGCCATCGACCGGATTGACGGCGTCGGGGATACGTTCCTCATCGGCTCGGGCCGGAGCCTCCGGATCTGGCTGAACCCGGATCGAATCGCCAACCTGGGGCTCTCGCCGGACGACGTGGTGGCTTCGATACGCAGCCAGAACCGTCAGGCGGCCCTCGGGGCCGTGGGGCGGGCGCCGGATAACGAGGAAACCCCGATGGCCTATTCTCTCGAGGCCAAGGGACGTCTCGTGGACGTCGAGGATTTCCGGAACGTGGTGGTGCACACGGCGCCTGATGGCAGCCGGGTCACCCTGGGGCAGATCGCACGCATCGAGGTCGGGGCCGAGGGGTATGGTCTCGAGGGATACGTGAACGGCGCTCCGTCGTCAAGCCTGAAGATCAGCCAGTCGCCGGGGTCCAATGCCTTCGACGTCATGAAGGCCATCAGGGCCCGGATCGCCCGGCTGGAACGGGACTTCCCCGACGACATGGAGATGGACGTCGTCTACGACGCCACGGCCTTCGTCAGGGCGTCTCTGAAGGAGATCGTCGCGACCCTGGTGCTCACCTGCCTGCTGGTGGCGGTCGTCTGCTATCTGTTCCTCCAGAGCTGGAGGACGACCTTTGTGCCCGTGGCGGCCATTCCCGTCTCCGTCCTGTTCGCCCTCGCCGGGCTGTCGGTGCTCGGGTACAGCCTCAACATCCTCACGCTGTTCGGATTCATCCTGGTGATCGGCACGGTGGTGGACGACGCCATCCTCGTAGTGGAACGGGTGCAGTTCATCATGAAGCGGGACGGGGCCGATTCCCGGTCGGCGGCTATTCGCGCGATGGAGGACATCGCAACGCCCATGATCGCCACGACGCTGGTGTTTTTGGCCATCTTCGTGCCCGTGGCCTTCATGAAGGGGATGACCGGCATCATCTATCGTCAGTTTGCCGTCACCATCGCCCTGGCCGTCCTGTCCTCGCTGGCTGTTGCCCTGACACTCAGCCCCGTGATGTGCGCCTCCCTGATCACCGACGCCGTCCCGGCGGCCGGAGGACCTCTGGCCTGGCTCAACCGCCTCCTGGAGCGGACCCGCTCGGGATATGTGAGGGGCGCTATCCGGATAGCCCGCCGCTCCGTCGCGACGCTCTCGCTGTTCCTCCTGGCGGTAGGGGTGGGATGGCTCCTGCTGGGCAGGCTGCCCCTGTCCTTTCTTCCCGACGAGGACCAGGGCTGTGCCTTTCTCGTGGCCCAGCTGCCCGAGGGGGCCAACAGGGGCCGGACGGCCCCCCTGATCGAACGGTTGTGCCGGCAGGTCGAAAAGATCCCCGGCGTCCGATGGGTTTTGGGCTTTCCGGGCAATAACTTCATCGGTGGCTTCGGGACGGACGAAGGGGTCGGCTCCATCTGGGTGACGCTGAAGGATTGGTCGGAGCGCTACGCGCAGGAGGGACAGGACCTGAGCTCCATCATGGCGAAACTTCGGGGTATTGCTGTATCGGTCCCGGAGGCCCGGGTCATGGTGTTCACGCTGCCGCCCATCATCGGCGTCAGCCTAAGCGGCGGGCTCGACTTCCGCCTCCAGTCGCACCGTGAGTTCGACCCGGCCGAGCTGCATCGGGTGCTGCAGGAGTTTCAGGGACGGATCGCCCGATGCCCCGAGGCGCTGTTCAGCTACAGCTCCTACACCGCCGACGTGCCCCGCATACGTCTCCACATCGACCGGGCCAAGGCGGAAAGGCTGGATGTTCCGGTGTCGTCGATCTTTTCGACGCTCCAGTGCTATTTCGGTTCCTACTACGTCAACGACGTCAACTGGGAGGGGCAGACGAACAAGGTGCTTCTGGCGGCGGACGGACCGTTCCGGCAGAGCGCCGACTCGATGGGGGGAATACGCGTCCGGAGCCGATCGGGGGCGCAGGTGCCGCTTGGCTCCCTGGCGGCGGTGGAAAAGACCCTGGGGCCGCGAGGGGTGGATCGCTACAATCTCTACCCCGCCGCAGCCCTCACCGTCGGGCTCCGCCCCGGCGTCAGCACCGGGCGGGGGATGGCCCTTCTGGAGGAATTGGCGAAGACCCTGCCCGAGGGGTACGGCTACGAATGGTCCGGCATGAGCTTTCAGGAGGAACGGACCGAAAAGTCCGGCGAGCTCTCCCGGGTGCTGATGCTGGCCCTGCTCTTCGGCTACCTCTTCCTGGTGGCTCAGTACGAGAGCTGGACCCTGCCCTTGTCGGTTCTCCTGTCCCTGGCGGCGGCCTTCGCCGGAGCGCTGGCGGGGATTGCGGTCATGAAGCTGTCCCTGAGCGTCTACGCTCAGCTGGGGATTCTTCTGCTGGTCGGACTGGCCTCGAAGAACGCCATCCTCATCGTGGAGTTCGCCAGGGAGCTCAGGGAGCGCAGGGGGATGCCGATCCTCGACGCGGCCTCTCAGGCCGCCCATGAACGCTACCGTGCCGTTTTGATGACGGCCCTGACCTGCGTGTTCGGCATTCTGCCCATGCTCTTTGCGTCGGGCGCCTCCTCGGCCAGCCGGAAGGCCGTCGGCAGCGTGATGGTGTTTGGGATGACCGCCGCTACGCTGCTGGGCCTTTTCCTGATTCCCGGCCTGTTCGTCCTGTTGGAGAGGATTTCGGGGGGACTGGCCGCGATGCGGGGCAGTCGCCGACGGACCGATGAAAATGAGGTGAACTCTACGATATGA
- a CDS encoding helix-turn-helix transcriptional regulator, giving the protein MPRWTEADRTPLASLRANAYLSRNEAAVRLHVGVTTLARYENGANDVPMGVAEKMAILYQVPFDAIREAVARTQNTVEVDAAVSAAKGEEG; this is encoded by the coding sequence ATGCCAAGATGGACGGAAGCAGACCGCACTCCGTTAGCCTCCCTAAGGGCAAATGCTTATCTCTCGCGCAACGAGGCAGCAGTGAGATTACATGTTGGGGTTACGACATTGGCGCGGTATGAAAACGGGGCAAACGATGTTCCAATGGGGGTCGCTGAAAAGATGGCAATCTTGTATCAAGTTCCCTTTGACGCAATAAGGGAGGCCGTTGCGCGAACCCAGAACACTGTTGAGGTCGATGCGGCGGTGTCCGCGGCCAAGGGGGAGGAGGGGTAG
- the ppdK gene encoding pyruvate, phosphate dikinase encodes MAEKFIYNLKEGKGDQKLLLGGKGANLCQMVQSGLPVPPGFILTTEVCRRYMQDPGIMDTVWDGVKEAVKALEKETGKGFGDGKNPLLVSVRSGAPISMPGMMETILNLGLNDATVEGLASVSGNRRFAFDSYRRFIQMFGNVVDEVNADRFESALAACRNGLGVSQDFEIPAEALEKLVAEYRKIYKEETGKDFPTDPWEQLRRAIEAVFRSWNIPRAVTYRKINRISDDLGTAVNVISMIFGNLGDDCGTGVCFTRNPSDGENKLYGEFLINAQGEDVVAGIRTPMPISQLESAMPDIYRELCRLTKQLENAYKDMQDIEFTIERGRLFLLQTRTGKRTAAAAVKIAMDMVNEGLIDTATAVTRVTPEQVEQLLHRQVDKNAPQELLAAGLPASPGAGVGMLVFTADEAEDLAHQGKSVILARPETCPDDIHGLFAAAAVVTSRGGMTSHAAVVARGMGKPAVCGCEEMTIDLESETLTSRGRILKKGDFVTVDGSSGRVLAGQVPLTDATFSEDFKRLLGWADEAAGQEVWANADTPEDARRAREFGARGIGLCRTEHMFMATDRLPVMQRLVVAESLEERVAALDKLKVMQKDDFVGIFRAMDGYPVIVRLLDPPLHEFLPKEPALLEALGELEKKGAASSPEAEKLRRTLNKAYQLHEANPMLGFRGCRLGMVYPEIYEMQINSIFEAVAELTKAGVKVRPEVMIPLVGTRAEMKFFREMADRIAGEVMKASGTDFTYLVGTMIEVPRAAMVADQLAEYAQFFSFGTNDLTQTTFGYSRDDAEGKFLFQYVEKGVFKENPFSELDRDGVGGLMRIAVEKGRGVVPKLSVGICGEHGGNPSSIAFCCSLGMNYVSCSPFRVPVARVAAAHAALGTLK; translated from the coding sequence ATGGCGGAGAAGTTCATCTACAACTTGAAGGAGGGCAAGGGCGACCAGAAGCTGCTTTTGGGGGGCAAGGGAGCCAACCTCTGCCAGATGGTGCAGAGCGGGCTTCCCGTCCCGCCCGGGTTCATCCTCACGACGGAGGTCTGTCGCAGGTACATGCAGGACCCCGGGATCATGGATACGGTCTGGGATGGGGTCAAAGAGGCCGTCAAAGCGCTGGAGAAGGAGACGGGCAAAGGCTTCGGCGACGGGAAAAACCCGCTTCTGGTTTCGGTGCGCTCCGGCGCGCCCATCTCCATGCCGGGGATGATGGAGACGATATTGAACCTGGGATTGAACGACGCGACCGTCGAGGGGCTGGCCTCCGTGTCCGGAAACCGGCGTTTCGCCTTCGACAGCTACCGCCGTTTCATCCAGATGTTCGGCAACGTCGTGGACGAGGTGAACGCCGACCGGTTCGAGTCCGCGCTCGCGGCCTGCCGGAATGGGCTTGGGGTCTCCCAGGACTTCGAGATCCCGGCTGAGGCGCTGGAGAAGCTGGTGGCCGAGTACAGGAAGATCTATAAGGAGGAGACGGGCAAGGACTTCCCGACCGACCCGTGGGAGCAGCTTCGCAGGGCCATCGAGGCCGTGTTCAGGAGCTGGAACATCCCGCGCGCCGTGACCTACCGGAAGATCAACAGGATTTCCGACGACCTGGGGACGGCGGTCAACGTCATATCCATGATCTTCGGCAACCTGGGTGACGACTGCGGAACGGGCGTCTGCTTCACCCGAAACCCGTCCGACGGCGAGAACAAGCTGTACGGCGAGTTCCTCATCAACGCTCAGGGCGAGGACGTCGTGGCGGGCATCCGCACCCCCATGCCCATAAGCCAGCTGGAGAGCGCCATGCCCGATATCTACAGGGAGCTTTGCCGGCTGACGAAGCAGCTGGAGAATGCCTACAAGGACATGCAGGACATCGAGTTCACCATCGAGCGCGGCAGGCTCTTCCTGCTCCAGACCCGCACGGGCAAGAGGACGGCGGCGGCGGCGGTGAAGATTGCCATGGACATGGTGAACGAGGGGCTGATCGATACCGCGACGGCGGTGACGCGCGTGACCCCCGAGCAGGTGGAGCAGCTGCTGCACCGCCAGGTGGACAAGAACGCGCCTCAGGAGCTGCTTGCCGCCGGCCTGCCCGCGTCGCCGGGCGCCGGGGTCGGGATGCTGGTCTTCACGGCGGACGAGGCGGAGGATTTGGCGCATCAGGGAAAGTCCGTCATCCTGGCGCGCCCCGAGACCTGCCCGGACGACATCCACGGTCTCTTTGCGGCCGCCGCCGTCGTGACGAGCCGCGGCGGCATGACCAGCCACGCGGCGGTCGTGGCGCGCGGCATGGGCAAGCCGGCGGTCTGCGGCTGCGAGGAGATGACCATTGACCTGGAGTCCGAGACCTTGACGAGCCGCGGCAGGATCCTGAAGAAGGGGGACTTCGTGACGGTGGACGGCTCCTCGGGCCGCGTGCTCGCAGGGCAGGTGCCGCTGACCGATGCGACCTTCTCGGAGGACTTCAAGAGGCTGCTCGGCTGGGCGGACGAGGCGGCCGGACAGGAGGTCTGGGCCAACGCGGACACGCCGGAGGATGCAAGGCGCGCCCGCGAGTTCGGGGCCAGGGGCATCGGCCTCTGCCGCACGGAACACATGTTCATGGCGACCGACCGCCTGCCCGTGATGCAGCGGCTGGTGGTGGCCGAGTCCCTCGAGGAACGCGTCGCGGCGCTGGACAAGCTGAAGGTGATGCAGAAGGACGATTTCGTCGGGATCTTCAGGGCGATGGATGGGTACCCCGTCATCGTCCGGCTGCTCGACCCGCCACTGCACGAATTCCTTCCCAAGGAGCCGGCCCTGCTGGAGGCGCTGGGCGAGCTGGAGAAGAAGGGGGCCGCCTCCTCCCCGGAGGCCGAGAAGCTGCGTCGGACCCTGAACAAGGCGTATCAGCTGCACGAGGCCAACCCGATGCTGGGGTTCCGCGGCTGCCGTCTGGGGATGGTCTACCCCGAGATCTACGAGATGCAGATTAACTCTATCTTCGAGGCCGTGGCGGAGCTGACGAAGGCAGGCGTCAAGGTGAGGCCGGAGGTCATGATCCCGCTGGTGGGGACACGGGCGGAGATGAAGTTCTTCCGCGAGATGGCCGACCGCATCGCGGGCGAGGTCATGAAGGCCTCCGGGACGGACTTCACCTACCTCGTCGGGACGATGATCGAGGTGCCGCGCGCGGCCATGGTGGCCGACCAGCTGGCCGAGTACGCGCAGTTCTTCAGCTTCGGGACGAACGACCTGACGCAGACGACCTTCGGATACTCGCGCGACGACGCCGAGGGGAAATTCCTGTTCCAGTACGTCGAGAAGGGTGTGTTCAAGGAAAATCCCTTCAGCGAGCTGGACCGGGACGGCGTCGGCGGCCTGATGCGCATAGCGGTGGAAAAGGGCCGGGGCGTCGTTCCCAAGCTCTCGGTGGGTATCTGCGGCGAGCACGGCGGCAACCCCTCCTCCATCGCCTTCTGCTGCTCCCTCGGTATGAACTATGTCAGCTGCTCACCCTTCCGCGTGCCCGTGGCGCGCGTGGCCGCAGCCCATGCGGCGCTGGGGACCTTGAAATAG
- a CDS encoding type II toxin-antitoxin system HicB family antitoxin: MATYTACYTKIEAGYMGQLLEWPEVITEGGTLEECRAMLIDAAQEMTRAYLETGQVPPQTQVLFEPLPVVTEGTSHVG; this comes from the coding sequence GTGGCGACCTATACGGCTTGCTACACGAAGATAGAGGCAGGCTATATGGGGCAGCTCCTCGAATGGCCGGAGGTCATCACGGAGGGGGGCACCTTGGAGGAGTGCCGGGCCATGCTGATAGACGCCGCCCAGGAGATGACAAGGGCGTATCTGGAGACAGGGCAGGTCCCACCGCAGACACAGGTCCTCTTCGAGCCTCTCCCTGTGGTCACAGAAGGGACGTCGCATGTCGGTTAA
- a CDS encoding transposase, with product MPAYYRRMQGNLSDVATLKNTMKSLDFLGTSRMHFVLDRGFYSRSNIDELLARRHHFTIALPAGRKWVEELIESCVDSIASPSNYREVGENAAPLYMTTKLYKWGKEGRRTYVHLYYNAVRAGEEFDRFTSRLLRVKKDLESGKLSESEGERYSRYFIVKETPKQGRSVEFNEDEIRKHRERYAALFCILSNKIKDPAEALRVYRTKDVVENSFDDLKNQLDMKRLRVHDSGVMDTRLFLQFLALIFICHIRNTCSGNEELKNFTVREILEPLVRITYSGHYGAFHTETGPTKRKILADFRVPLPDS from the coding sequence CTGCCGGCCTATTACAGGCGGATGCAGGGCAATCTATCGGATGTTGCCACCTTGAAGAACACCATGAAGTCGCTGGACTTTCTCGGCACGTCGCGCATGCACTTCGTACTCGACCGCGGCTTTTACAGCCGGAGCAACATCGACGAGCTTCTGGCTCGCCGCCATCATTTCACGATAGCGCTTCCTGCGGGGCGAAAGTGGGTGGAGGAGCTCATTGAATCCTGTGTCGATTCGATAGCCTCTCCGTCGAATTATCGGGAAGTCGGCGAGAATGCAGCACCGCTGTACATGACCACGAAGTTGTACAAATGGGGCAAGGAGGGCAGACGGACCTACGTTCATCTGTACTATAACGCAGTGCGGGCAGGCGAAGAGTTCGATAGATTCACATCCCGACTCCTCCGGGTCAAGAAGGACCTCGAGTCCGGGAAGCTGTCCGAGTCGGAAGGGGAGCGGTATTCACGGTACTTCATCGTCAAGGAGACTCCGAAACAAGGACGGAGTGTGGAGTTCAACGAGGATGAAATCCGGAAGCACCGGGAACGTTATGCGGCCCTTTTCTGCATCCTGTCGAACAAGATCAAGGATCCGGCGGAAGCGCTTCGTGTGTATCGGACTAAAGACGTTGTAGAGAACAGTTTCGACGACTTGAAGAATCAGTTGGACATGAAGCGCCTGCGGGTCCACGATTCCGGAGTGATGGATACCCGGCTCTTTTTGCAGTTTCTGGCCCTGATATTCATCTGCCACATCCGAAATACGTGCAGCGGAAACGAGGAACTGAAGAACTTTACTGTACGTGAGATCCTGGAGCCTCTTGTCAGGATAACGTACTCCGGACATTACGGAGCGTTCCACACCGAAACCGGACCGACGAAACGTAAAATCCTCGCGGATTTTCGTGTCCCCCTACCGGATTCATAG